In Glycine soja cultivar W05 chromosome 10, ASM419377v2, whole genome shotgun sequence, the genomic stretch tatattaaaaaaattcctaaaaacaacatcggttttttaaaaaaatgatgttaacatccaCTAACAACATCagctttttaaaaaaccgatgttaacctacACTAACAACACTGGTttattaaaaaaccgatgttaactaccaacattaacatcagttttagttaacatcggttttcaaaaaccgatgttaacgataatactttcaacatcggttaataaccgatgttgaaagtcctaaataaccaatgttaaaagcttattttctagtagtgtgaaCACGTGTCCTCAATGGATTTCCCCATCATATCAGCCTCATAAATGCCCTCAATTCAAAGGACACAACTAGATTCTAACTTCACTCTCAACTAGAATGAGATGTAGATATAGGGGAGATCTAGAGATTCTTCCTCCACTCATCGCGACTGAGACAGAGCTCGTGCCATAACCTCAGAACCATATTTCCATTGTCGGTATTGAACATTGGTGCCATTTGTGGGGGAAAATATcacaacaaaaatttgaaatactATCACTGATCCATCAGTTCGAGTTGGATCCGAAAAACTTTCCGATAAGAATTGGAGAGACGCACAAGCACGAGTCCTCAACTGCCAACACCCAACACTTGaagcagaaagggaaagaaTGAGCACCTCCTACTTGCTCTGTTGTCACAAAATGACCACCACGTCCAAACGAGCATGTTGAAGTAAAAATTAGGACAAACTATCATCTCCATAGCTAAGAGCCTAAGAGGTTGAATGAGATGATGATAAGTTACGTTCTAGATTATATGGtcccaaatattaaaaaatggaagATAGTTAATATTAATAAGGAAGCTCGTAAGTAAGTTTTATGTTAGGAAACAAAGTTTGAATTTCAAAGTGCATGTCCTGGTGTATTCAGATGCTAAAAACTAGGACCACTCAAAGGTTTTTGTTTCCCCATTATTtatcagtataaaaaaattgttgaaagtgtatatataattcatgctcaaatttaattttcatgttcAATTTAAACTTTAGTAGACAAAAATTAATGGTGATATTTTCAATATTGGAGGACCAATAGTACAATGAAAATTTTAAGTGTCCTATATCTTTTGTAGGCAACAAATAGGTTGTTATGTGtctaatacttattttttaatgagaaCACGATTCCTACTCATTCCATGACCATTGATCAAAGAagagtttaaataaatttaatacctCTTGAAGACATCCTTTATATACAGTAACAATTACTTGATGTCACGGAAGCTCGTACACAAGTGTATACATCAAGAAAAGGAACTTCCATTTGATCTTTTCTCTTATTTGAGTCGACAAAGAGGACATTACTCATGTGGAAATCCTACCCTTCTTTAAATAGATAGGTAACCTATTACCCAACCATCATGGATATTATGCATATGAATACATATTAGGTTGTACATTCATGGTAATTCCCTAAGCGCAAATTGTATCACTCAATTAAACATTGAGCTCAGAGGAAAAACATATAGGTTGTATATTCAACcatatttgaaataaacaaaatacaccCATCAGTAGAAGGTCAAACAAAGAAAATTCTAACATCTCAGACCTTAAAATGATTGCTTCACATCTATCGATACTAAGAAGTTCTCTATTTcaagcatgcattttctttacTTGTTATTGTGTTATTTCATAACTTTACTTAAAGCCTTACTAACTTAAACATataaacttgtatggtctcattCTTAGTTCAAGTAATTCATTACAAATATGAAGGGGGAAACTACTTTAAACTAACTCAATCCACCATATAAAAGGGGGAGACTACTTTAAACTAACTCAATCAAACAAATATGAAATCACTCTCATTTGTAATTAAGAACGATTTAATACATAGACAAAAAAGATTTAACAATACTAGACCATCTTCGCAGCCTAAAGTCATCTTATCAAGAAGATGTGTATGTAcagaaaagtaagaaaaatgtataattatataaataaaaatccaataataataataataaatacgcttttatttccttaacaattaaattaaataggatTCTTGAAAGTGAGTTTAATAAACATGGATACGTCAATCGTGTACTCAATGATCATAAATTAACATTGGGAATCAAATGCAATTCATTTTTCCTCCCAATAGCCAATCCGAAGTGTTCATCCATATTCATTTCCTCAGGTTTCATCTTGTTTGGGAGTTCCCAGTTGAAGTGATACAGTAGTAGAGCTAGTGGAAGCATAATGCTAGCTAAACCCAATGTCATGCCTGGGCATATTCTTCGTCCTCCCCCAAAAGGGAGATAGTTAAAGTTATTCCCTTTGAAATCGATAGAACTACCCTCGAACCTTTCAGGGACAAACCTATCAGCATCAATCCAATATTGGGAATCCTTACAAATTGCGTATGCATTTATCATGACTTTAGTTTTGGCAGGTATTACATAGCCATCAATGATGGTTGGTTGAGAGCATTCTCTAGGGAGCAATAAAGGAGTAGGTGGGTGTACCCTGAATGTCTCTTTGATCACCAACTTCAAATAAGTAAGTTGCTCAAGATCACTTTCATGAATTATTTCCTTTTCTCGAAAAGCTTGTCTCAATTCAGCTTGTGCTTTCTCCCTCACTCTTGGATTTCTCATCATTTCTGCCATAGCCCACTCCAGTGTTGATGCTGAAGTATCAGTTCCAGCAGCAAATATGTCCTGgtgaatcaaataaaatatctttatataaAGTTTggtaaaatgaaaagagaaattgCATTTATAAATCAAAATCGGGCaacttttttaatagaaaaggagatgagaagaaaaggaagaaaaatgtaAGATAAAGTAATTAGTACAAATGAGAGGATTAAAGAgattaatgttataaaaagagaTGTTAGTGAGAAAAAACGTACTTCAGAAACAGGAAATATAATAGAAGTTTTGAGGCATTTACTTACCAATATCAAAGCTTTGATGTTGTTAGTCGTCATTTGGATGTCGAGAGTGTCATCTTGTTGGATTCTGAGAAGAAGATCAATAAAATCTTGGTCCTCTAATTCAGCTCCATCTTCTTttgcaattttgttcttttcttgatgCTCTCTGATGATGTTTTCCAGGACCTTGTCAACCTGCTTGTGCAACTTCTTCAATCTGGTCATCTTTCCAGTTAGGAAATATAAGAATGGAATTGAAGGAAAGACATCAGCAAGGTCGAATCCTCCCCCGGATTCTACGATTTTTCGGATCAAAGACACAACAAACTCATCTTGCTCCTTGTATATGCCACCGAATGCTACCCTGGAAATAGAGGCACATATCAATGAGAAAATTCTACTGGTGAGATTGATAGGCGAACCAGCAGATTCGCGAATGGAGTCGATAAACTTTGCTGCCTCGTCTTCTCTAATGGAAGCAAAAGACTGAACTCTTTTGGTGCTCAGAAGCTCCGTGGCACACATTTTCCTCATTTGTCTCCAGTGATCACCATATGGAGCAAAAGCAATGCCCAATCCCCCGTAGGATATCATTTGACCAAAAACAAGATGGGGTCTCTGGAGAAAAGAAACATCATGTGTTTTCACTATTTCCTTGGCCATCTTTGGGGAGGATGCAACCACTGCTGAAATTTCACCAAGTTGGAGGTGCATGAGGGGTCCATATTTTTTGGCAAGATCTCTCAGAGCATGGTGTGGAAGTGAACCTGCTTCTGCTAGTTGATGCAGGTTCCCTATGATGGGTAGTTTCTTTGGTCCTGGTGGAAGTTTCTGAGAGACACTACTTTTGTAACATTTTGCAAGCCAATGCAATACAAAGAACAAGCCAATAAGCAACAAGTAGCTTTGAGCTTCCATGGCTTTCTAGTTTCGAGCTAGTCTATAGAGTTAATTAGCTCTGGAGTTGGGAGCACCCTAAAGCTCTCAAGTATGTTTGTATTGTTTGCCTAGGGCTTGTTCCTACTTATAGAATCTTGAATCAGCAAGGTCAAcaatttattcatttgtttttaGAAGATGCATTTTTGGGGCGTTGAATGACTTCTTTTCAATTCTTGAAGGCCGTTGAAtcgtttattttcttttaaattgttttagatTCCATTTTTAATTGCAGTTACAGTTATTTTACATGGAATATATTCACTTCATTAGGATGTCATCGTTACTCCTTTATATTGTGTAATACTATTGTAGATATATAAGTGCCACTTGGGCAACAATAGTTAATGTGGTAGTGAGAACCTTGACCGTTGAAAGCTATAATTGCTGTTGCACATGCACACTAAGTCAAAATAGAAATTGTCGATGCACTCTAATTGCTGTTGGGCACCAAGTCAAAGTATCTAACTGGGCAGTagtatttgattattttcttaacaatttCTCATTATGTCCTTCAAAGATAAacaatttctccttatttacctcctttattttactttatactGATTTGATGCTTCAAATGCATGTAAAATGCAAGTTATTATGTTTTATGTCCAAAGAATTAAccgtattaaaataattaatagaattCGTTCGTGAGGTGATGAGCTCAATAATACCTATTGCAATTACAAACtataaattatagattttatACAAGCATCTATGACTCTTTCTTCAAGCTTGCAAGTGTATTGACTGTATattgaggattcttttttttttagttttttatctttCTGTCAGGGGAGTTTCACTAGGTCCCATGTCAACCCTCTAACATGGCAACTAAAAAATATGAGTTACGTAAGGATAGGTCATTCAAGTCTTTTTTCTAATTGAATCCAGCTAGTATCACTTTCGTACAGTATCCTTCTTATCACGGTAATGCGAAGTGATGAATAAATTAAgaggtttttgttttcttacaaGGGTGATTAAATTGAATGAGTTTATAATaaactaaatattattattttaattttgttttgtgagTTGTACTTCATATATGCAACTTaacttttatcataaaaaatagataaattgtatttattaaatacagtttatgtattttttttaaaaataataatagggttaaataattaatttttgaagtgctttttgaattttggttcctatattatatttttttttcatttttagtgtctataaatttatatttttgcaattttaatttgtatatataatattttataattatatatataagtgtgaTTCTGGTCTATTAAACGCAAATACGTAAGTGTGGGTCGATCCCGGAGATGTGGATGCTCAAACTTGGAGAGGACCAAGCATGGGTCAGATTCGGTTTCTCTGCAGTGTGGCGATTGGGCTCGACGGTGCTGTTTCGGTAGGTGTTGCTGTTTCTTTCCATGGAGGGGTTTGTGTGGGATATGATGTTGGGTGTTTATACATCAGAAGGAGGAGATGACCGAAGTGGGGGAGGTTGGTGGTTGAAGGTGTTCTTTGCGGCTGATAGGAGAAGAATAGCGGTGCTCAGTAGTGATGGGCGGCCGCAAGCCAATCCAGGGGTCATCGAAAACAGTGGAGAGGAAGGGAGAGTAATTTGGTGGGGAAGGTGTACAATAGTAACATGTACCTTAGATTAATCTAAGGGTTCTAAAGAGTGGTGCACAATTGTGATACTtggaattaaaagtgaaaattaatCTTTGTTTTAATTAAGACGTAATTAAGTGATATATTATATAAGAATCCACATActggttaaaaataaaaataaaagaaaccacAGCCTAGGAAAAATTGACCAGATTTTGAATATGATGTTTTTGAAACCTATTGTGATTAGGAAACCTTTTGTATTGCTCATTTGATTATTAATGAAATGTCATAAGTTTGTTCCTgtcaagaacaaaaacaaaaggtgTTTGATGAAgttgctaaaaaaatatttgagattattaaaataaattaatattttataattcgataatttattttaattttatgaattttttaataatttatttattaatttctaaataAGTCTATAACAAACCCAAAGGATTCGAATGACATGTGAGGTCTTGCTGCGTTCAAATGAgagaaaacaatttatttattagttgaaTCGGTATTTGATTCCCACATTGTGCAAACTTCTTTGTGCCAGTGGCATCCACAAACCGTGAATAGATTTGTCTATGACCGTGGAcgagaaaaaataaatccataacataaattttaatgtaaaaaaataatgtaacaaataaatatttaatgaatttatttatcaaaactcACCTTAATGCTGTTTACctgatatttaattatttttaaaagtttatccaATTCACCTTAATACTTATTCCAGTGCTGGAGTTTCTGAAAACCAGTTTGTACTCAATCTCAAATCGTATCCGTTTAGCATTGAATAATAGTCCGTTGGGGCTGCTATTCAAAACGTTACGTAACACTGTATAATTAAGTAGATATGTATTCCACCAGCGTGAATTAGACCCTGTATAATCTCTTTGCTAACTTGGGGCAgctattcaaaacttttgaattatattatcaataattggactattttatgaaaagtatgATACTGTGAGTTATTAAAGATGGAATTAATACTAAAAAAGGAGCATATCAACTCACAATAAAAAGCTGTAAGCCAGCATCAATTAAATAGAGATCTTTTCTGCATTGGTATTGCTAATATAAATACAGGGATCAATAAGAAGAAAGACCAAAGGAAAAGGaactaaattacaaatttaatgtgACTTATCATTGAAGTCCTCTTAGAACAGTAAAGCTAACCTGTGACAAGTGAGAGCATGCTGCCTCAAATGCATTGGCTGACCATGACTTCCCAAGGAATTTTCTGACAATAAATTATTGCATAGCAAGCAATAATTTACATAGTGCTTTCGGAGCATATCCAGTCCAATGAGAAACTCCATATTGGGAGAATCCAGCACCAAGAATGAGCAAGGGTAAAATATACTCCCAATCTAAAGGAAAATACATACACAAAATAGAAGTTGGAGTGAAAATGTAAAATGGACAAAATATACTGTAAGAGAATGGTTTTCTGGTCCCATTAATTGAAACTTGTATGAATACATATGTTAGATTACTAAAATTATGTGCATCAGACCTTATATGAACACTTGTTTCTCGTCAAATCTTTCTGTCCTTGGTCAAGACCATGGAGCAAAACTGGACCAGTGAACCCTGCCTCCCATGTTTCATAATGCCGACCAACATTCTTCCAGTgaacaaaggaaaaataaatctatGGCTAGCAACATAATGATCAAGCAAAGGTACTAAATACTAACTGGTAAATAGAAATATAATAGTCCAGTCCAAGTTGGAGTTACAAGCAAGGTACTAAATACTAACCTGAAATCCAACAGTTGCCCTTTGCATAAGCCATCAAATATCTCCAAGTTGAAGTTACAAGAGCAATTTTGTTAGTTCCAACGCGTAGGTCAACGGGTCCATTTTATGTGCAACTTCTCTGCTCCCTTGTCCTGAAAGCCAACCCTGTAAACCAATTCATTCATATTCGTTTTAACTCGGAATTAATAAAGATGCACAGTTGGAAACAAAAGAAACTACATGTCTAACTGTGACTCTGTAAACCTGAAAATTGCCCATTAACAAACACAGGAACAGTATGTCCTGCAGACTGCACATTAACGCTGGGTTTTTGTCCGCCTCGAAGAAAGGATTTGGATGAACTTATGTCAACGCTGCATCATGCCACCAGAAAACAGTAAGATTAAATGCTGAGAACTGACAAGGTAGGATATCAGAAACTATGggataaagaatttaaatttgaaatatgcCAAAAAGTCCTTTTGTAGAagtaatcataatttttaaaaaaatacattcttacCTTAAAAAAGTCTTAATAGTAAATTACAATTGAAAAGTTTCATTTGTTAAATCTAATCCAAACTGTGCAATACGCATATAATTAAAGTCTAAAGAAGACATATGGGTGTTCTAGAAGATAGTTACCTCATTTTGTAAAGAGTCTATGGGGTTCCACATGTGCTTCTAGTAGACCTTGGAGCTGATTTCATTTGTGAGATATTATAGAGGACTTTGAAGCATGCCTTCATGTAATCTGGTGGCTGCTCAATTGTTGTAATATCCCATCTGcgttattaaaaaattagtaatcattgttttaaatttcttttcatctttccatataaaaaaattattttcatataagatcttaaataataattagtgaATGGCATTTACCTGCAAACAGCTTGATAGGCAACTGGGAAAGAAATCGCTAAGAAATGGCTAATTGAGATAAGTTTTCTGATGATCCTTTATTAATTCCACTTCTTTACATGTTTATACTATTTCATTCTAACAGAATTCAATTTGTTATAACAGAATTATCTAGCATCATGCTCAACAACTATTTAGTGGAATTGCTATAACTGCCTGAGGATAGTGGATCCCTACAATCAGCTTGGTGATTCTTGCTTTGGCACCTCAAACGTATTCCTAAAGGTAATTGTGCTTCTCAATGACTCTCCTTGGCCTGTTAATGTTACTGCTAGCTTCTGGTATAAAGCCTGTGTTGTTACTGCTATCAACACCCCTTCCCCGAAAACAAACTTGTCCTCAAGGTTCTGTGTCTGGCATAGATCATCCCACAATTCCCATTAAGTATCTTCTGGAGCCAAGCCATCCCATTGGACCAGGACCTTTATGATTGGGGGAGAAACTGAGTTGTCACACTTCCAATCCAAAATGGTTAATGGAGTAACAAGTGGATAATTATTTGAGTTGGCTCGGGAAAGTTCTGATGGAGAGGGAGGTAATGGTCCCTGAAGGAGCTTCAAGAGGGAAATGTGGAAAACTggattaattcaagaagaaaccGGCAATTGTAATTTGTACGCTACTGGTCCAATCCTTTCTAGCACCTAGAAAGGCCCGTAAAAGTGTTTGGCCAATTTGGTATGGGTAGGGGCTAACGACGTCTGTCTGTAAGGGCCACATCAATTTCAGTCCTGGTGGTTAGCAAAGAATCAACAGCATCAATGGAGCAAGTGCCCTGTAAGTATTGGATGAGTGTTGGCGGTGGTTTGCCATAAATTGCTTTGAAAGGCGAAACTCCGGTGCCGGAATGTATGGTTGTGTTGTAAGACCATTTGGCAAGCAACAGGAAGCGGAACCACTGGGATGGTTGGTGATGCA encodes the following:
- the LOC114370647 gene encoding cytochrome P450 71D8-like — its product is MEAQSYLLLIGLFFVLHWLAKCYKSSVSQKLPPGPKKLPIIGNLHQLAEAGSLPHHALRDLAKKYGPLMHLQLGEISAVVASSPKMAKEIVKTHDVSFLQRPHLVFGQMISYGGLGIAFAPYGDHWRQMRKMCATELLSTKRVQSFASIREDEAAKFIDSIRESAGSPINLTSRIFSLICASISRVAFGGIYKEQDEFVVSLIRKIVESGGGFDLADVFPSIPFLYFLTGKMTRLKKLHKQVDKVLENIIREHQEKNKIAKEDGAELEDQDFIDLLLRIQQDDTLDIQMTTNNIKALILDIFAAGTDTSASTLEWAMAEMMRNPRVREKAQAELRQAFREKEIIHESDLEQLTYLKLVIKETFRVHPPTPLLLPRECSQPTIIDGYVIPAKTKVMINAYAICKDSQYWIDADRFVPERFEGSSIDFKGNNFNYLPFGGGRRICPGMTLGLASIMLPLALLLYHFNWELPNKMKPEEMNMDEHFGLAIGRKNELHLIPNVNL